A region of the Thamnophis elegans isolate rThaEle1 chromosome 1, rThaEle1.pri, whole genome shotgun sequence genome:
GATTCCTTGATTAGTTGGTATAAAGCTCACACAAAGCAGCCTGGagagtctttttttcccctcacaccACCAACAATTATGATGAAAAAAAGTAAAGTTGATCCTCCTTTCTAGAACTCCGAAATAGGTTGTATTTATATAGTTGtacttttttttatatttgtaaaactaCATTTATTCATTAACTTCAGAAAAGCTGACATGTATGCTTGTCTGTAAAAAGAGAACATGtggttttaaaataatgttgacATTTGAGAAAGCTGTGATCTTCTCCATACCTCTAAAGTATTTACTTGGAAATAACCATAGTGTGACTTGCTTTTACATAAACAAGTCTGATTGATTTGAGCAGAAAGGTCCAATAATGTAGTAGATCAGAGACGTAAGGTTATTGTAGAAGGAAGTGAATATTCAGTGGTAAATGTTGGAATATATAGTAATGAAAATTTGAAGGAAGAGCAAATGGCAACAATGGAGAGTCTGGTCCTATGAAGTGTGAACACAGGATACAACGAAAGCAAAGGTTTCATACTATGCCGAGGGGAGTAACTTGCTGGTCACTACACTATGTGCACTGAGTTCAAGATGGggttataccagaggtgggttcctaccagttcgcacctattcagtagaaccggtttgtcaaatctaccaaaccggttagaagaggttccaccagtggacccggaaagcaggccacacctacagaagaggttccaaaattttttgaaacccaccactggcccttggatatgattattctacactatcatgctcatatttataaaactcagtgtctctttgaaaagtaaggatgactactgcgtttgtggtgcaatcagaacattgcgtgcgttgaagttgttttaacgcaaaccaaagatgccttttaaaaaacaagtttacatcatattcttatgcatgccagtgctgtgtgtgaggtaatttaaggtggttctgacaagtgtcgtcatatccggtcacatgggtggcaagccactcctatccagtcacatgggtggcaagccactcccacaaaggaggccacacccacagagtaggttcgaacaatttttgaaacccaccactgggttatacCATCTGAACAGGGTTGATTTCAGCATTGCATACCAGGCTCATTTTAACAGGAGTGCTGCAGATATTGGCTGAAGGTCACCCAAATAATCTAAATCTTTCAGGATCCTTTACAATGAGATTCCCAGGAGAAGAATTTTAGATGGCTTCTTTGCTGAAGCTTTATTCAGTAGTGATATAAAATTGTCACCCAGGCCTCATTGATGATAAATGGTCCACGAGCTTAATGATATGCTGCCCTGAATCTCCTTGTGCTTATGCATGGGCAGGGAGAAGAATATTTTGAAGGTGCTAATTGCCTGATGAATAATTAGTGGCATACATTGCCACTCTCCCTCTTAAGATGTAGGCATCTATTCCACATCAGTATCATCAGGACATGCGAATCTGTCTGTGGGCTTGTTAAAAAGCCCACAGACAAAAAAGCAGAATATAGATTTGAGTATTTCAATCCTTGTCCCTATGGCAGTTTAAGGATTAAATGTTTTGTGGAGGTAAGCGTCATGCGCTGAGGGGGTGAGATGTAGTTAGCATCATGTGATTCTTTGTCTTTGTTCAGTTTTCTTATTGCACTTGCGTTTTTTTCTTTTAGCTagatgaggaagaagaaaggaggaaaagacgCAGAGAGAAGAACAAAGTGGCAGCTGCTCGATGTCGGaacaagaagaaagagagaactgAATTCCTGCAGCGGGTGAGTGTGACCCCTTGTTCCTTCTACTATTATAAAGACAgataaaacatctgaagaaaatCCTCTGATTTCCTGGAAGCACCTGTGTTATTCTCCATGCGTGCTTCACAATGCAGAGAagtgctctgtctgtctgttttgcTTTGGATGTTGGATGAGGCAGTGGCTTTTTTTCCACAGTGTAAGTGAGAAACCAAAAACTTCACCTCCACATTTCTCTGATTTTGCATAGGAATCTGAGCGCCTGGAACTCATGAATGCTGAGCTGAAGGCACAGATAGAAGAGCTAAAGCAGGAGAGGCAGCAGCTGATTTTGATGCTGAATCGCCACCGTCCCACCTGCATTGTTCGGACAGATAGTGTGAAAACACCAGAGAATGAAGCCAATCCATTGCTGGAACAGCTtgagaagaaatgaaataaaacacatGGTGGGCAAGGCGTTGCACAAACAGGGTCTCTGAGAGTCTCTCATCTAATTACTGTATGACAAACTGTGCACTGTCAAGATTAGTGCAGTCAGGACTAAGGAGCTTCCTTAAAGATTGCACATTCCAGATAAAGGAAGAGAAGGATCAATGGAACACTGAAGTGGGAAGCTTCCTTTGCCACTAAGAGGTCAGCTTGAGTGGATATGGTGGCCATTGTGAAGGCTTTGCTGGTTGTCCTTGCAGTACTTCAAGGACTGGAAAATCTGTGGAAAAATTTGTGGAAAATCTTTAAGCAGCCCATTACAGGCCTGCATTCCAAGCCTGGACACTGGGAGGGTAGCATCATGGTTCTTGCTACTCCTCTTCTCACAGCGAATGGTTGAGAGTTAGTAGGGATTAAGTGGAAGCCATCAACAGGCAAAACTGGGCAGACAATAGTTCTTGTATCCTCCCCATTTAGGACCTGTCATGtgctatctccttccttccttccttccttccttccttccttccttccttccttccttccctccttccttccttcctttctctcagtgtctctctctctttcagaacCAGAAACCAAGAATGGCAAACACTTGACACAAGTCCTGCCTCATTGCTGGGCCTGTCTGTGGCACTGTGGCGCAGGCGCCCCCACAAGCATACCCTCAGTATAATGTTTACAGCCCAGCTGTCCAGAGGCCATGCttttaaaatgcacatttttacagtttttaaatatttttttataaaagttttaTACAGCCTCTATACGGATTTATATAATCACTTGATGTGATCCAATAGAAATGTATGTTATTATGGTCTTTGTTACAAATATATATGCGGcagttatctccattgtgttatTTGTTTGGTGGTATCCAGTCCTTTCCCTCGGCATGCTGGGAAAAGGGCCCTGTGCCTTTAGTCTGGCTGCACTGCCATGTCCATCCATGTACGTCCTTCATAATATTCAGTCCTGTATCAGTAAATGTTAACTTTTACTTACCCTCCTATCTCCTGTGCTTCATTCTGCGTTCTGATGCGCTGATTGCATTATGTTTAGGTATGTTTTTGACCTACTTTTTTCAGAACTATtgaaaaaatgtttcaaaatacTTTAGCAGCCAAAATTCAAGCCACTACATCTTTAATTTCATCAGTCTCATCCCTGacaccttttgtgtgtgtgtctaaatCTTACATGATTACGTGTCaggatatttaaaatatatatcagaATTTAATTTGAAAACTATATTTAATTTGGTGACCGTCTTGAAATAATTGGCTGTTGGAGATATCTCAACTTGGGTTAAGATTTGGGTTCAAGATAACTATTTGACACAGAATTGCATGCAAATGTTTAGGCACTCTGGTCAAATTGCATGTTTCAGTGAATCCTTAAGTGAACAGAAGGATTTAAACAGGGTATCTTTTTGAAAATTTGAGTGCATATGTCCTATTGAATAATAGATTCAGAATATGGAAGCAGTAAATATGGTTGAGGCAGAAGCTTCCCAAttgattcattaatatttttttaagctGTAAAGATGCTCCTAAAGTCTTCAAAAGGCAATGAACTCAAGAGACCTACTGTTAGCCAATTGAAAACAATTCCATAGTAAACAAATTCTCTGACCTTTGTAACCTTTCAGATTGGAATAGTTCTATGTTCAACAACGTGAACTCCTCTTAGACGCAGTGTCTGAgcatttgaaaatgaaaataattcagtCTTACAAAACCAGGGAAGACTGTAAAATCCATCTGTCTTGTCTGTCTACCCACACACcattatgtatgtttgtgttcaTGCTCTCAGTTCAACGGCACACATATGTACAGTTTAATTTTACTGCAGATTATGTTCTGTTTTTAAACTCATGCCACCCCTTGCATTTCTAAGGATAACACTCCCGCACTAGAAATGCTCCCTATTTTATCAAAGTCAATATCATTTTCTCTTTcagtttcattcattcttttggaATTAATGATCTACAGAATGTGTCATACAAACCTAAGCTTTCGCATAATAGGGCTATTTGGAGGTTCTACAGCTGGAAAGTCTATGACTACTCAGATATTGTCTTACTACAAATCCGGTCAATTGTTAGGCTGACTGGAAATCGAAGGCCCACCAGTTTCTCATCTTTATTCTATAGTAACAAAGCAACAATAATGGAAATTCAACTCTTGTTATCAACTGCTTTAATTCCTGGGGTGAAAAGAAATACCTTTGATAATAAATGAGATGCATTAATATGAATAAAACTCTATGCCAGCCTTCTCCAAAGTGATGCCTTTGAGACAGGTTAGACTTTAATACTTATAATTCCTACTACGGTTCAGGATTATAGAAGTTGAAGTACTATGCATTCAGAGAGCAATGATTTGATAACTGCTGCTCTATACTGCCTCTCCTACTGAATCTTTAGCCCCTTACTATTGTAGAAATGAAGCTGAGGGAGGTAGAtacagccagtttggtctaatggttaaggtaccaggctagaaaccaagagccatatgagcttgtcgatcagaaaggtctgcagttcagcggtttgaattcctagcgccgtgtaacgaagtgaactcccattacttgtcccagcttctgccaacctagcagttcgaaagcatattaaaatgcgagtagaaaaatatggaccaccttggtgggaaggtaacagcattccatgcacctttggcatttagtcatgctggccacatgaccacagagactgttttcagacagagctggcactttggctttgtaattgagatgagcaccgccccctagagttgggaacgactagcatatatgtgggaggggaacctttacctattgtggctcagtggttagggtgcagtactgcaggccacttcagctgactgttatctgcagttcagcggttctaatctcaccaggctcaaggttgactcagccttccatccttccgaggtgggtgaaatgaggacccagactgtgggggcaacatgctgactctgtaaaccgcttagagagggctgaaagccctatgaagcggtatataagtctaataaataaataaataagtgcaaaacctcaatctctccttatttcgTCTACACATTATATAGTGGATGTCATTGCAATAAGAAATTATTCTTAATTCCAGTTAATTCCAGTTAATTCCAGAATTGCAATTTGAGTGAGTTGAATAGGAATTCTGGTCTATTAGAAAATCCAATAGTGACAGTATAACTTTGAGGCTCTGGGAATCAGGCTCTATTCTGCCAAGAAGAGCTAGGTTGGGATAGCGGCAGTGTTCCCACAACTGTTTTCCTACTTGACCTGCTTAAATTGCTACAGCACCAGGCATCATTAGCATGCAAGCTATTAGGATTGTACCTTGTTGTTAGCAGTACCACttggttcccagaattccttttgaCAACTCCAAAACAGAAAGAATGAGgatgtatttaaaaatataaagcatgttGAGAAATTGGATTTGATTACAAACAAATATTACTCCATGTTCTCTTAGCAATTATGATAAATGAGAGATAAGCATTTTCAtgccatgtttatttatttgtttgtttatttgtttatattttatgtttctaAACCACATCCCTCACTGTTATATTTTGCTGAATTCCTTCTGAACTATTTGCCAGTTTTCTAATGGTTCATTTTAAAATCTGATTCATAAAATGTTTCTTCAGGGTTATTGAACAAATATATACATTACCGCAATAGAGTTTATGAACAGAAATATGTATTTCATAACTTATTTTTATAAACTCTATCACAGCAGTGAACAGTAAAAGTATATTAAGGAAGCAACATGTTATAAAAATTGACCAGGGAAAGCAAAATGAGTCTAATAAATGTCAAACATAGCTTTCACATGATACAATGATACAATTTTTTCCAGGAAGCTAGCAAGgaaaatttggtaatttcaatcttCCTTGAAAGAGAGTTGTATACATTgggactgacacacacacacaaaaatccctGCTTTCGACAGAAAGTACGATAAAAATCCAGTGAAAACGGATTGCTCAAAGCCACTATGTACTGTACTTAGTGCAAGTGTGAGCATTTATGGCCACCATGTGGTTGTCTGGAGCAATTGCTTTATGACAAGAATGCACATTGGGCTAAGATCTTTCTGCTAAACTGTAGTTTATGAATGGGTCTCACATAAAGCTAAGCCAAAATCAAACCACATCATGGCTAAGCAGGATATATAAATTAAGATATAGTTATGAGGCACCAGACCATACCTAAAGCTGCAACCTGAATCCAATCTTAGAACAGATTCATTAAAAGAATTGGATTGAGATTGGAAGAGAGAATGGCCTTGAGGGCTGGAGAAATAACTGTTACCGAATCAATGGTCAGATAAATGGGCTTGAGCCCAGGCCAAGAAAATAACTTGAGAAAACATCTCAAATAAGGTCTTCCCTTTtatttgagaaagaaagaaaggagggatcacattcagacttgcaagattgatgttgGCCGTACAAagtaaaacagaagaaagaaaccaATGGTATGTAGATCAGGACTAcaagtaacagaatcttgcaagcctgaatgTGCCTCTCCCTCCTTTATCTTCACATGAACTAAGGATGTTTTCTCAAATTGTTTGTTTGGCCTGGACTCAAGCTCCATTTATCTGACTATTGCCTTGGTAGCATTGCCTTCTTCTGCCCAAAGCCCTCTATAAATCTAAATctttcatttttgttattttaataaaatgggtttactctagatcaggggtttcaaactcgcatcatcacgcAACATATTGCgacttttccccttcgctaaaatgggagtgcgcgtgatgcatctggcctgcgggccgcaggtttgacacccctgctttagatgaaACTTCACAAGGAGCACAATTCATGCTTTGTATGGCGAGAACCCCAGAATTGGTTTCACCGTCAGCGCTCTTATTGAAGAGTTATGGAAAAGAGCTTTGTCCAGACATCAAGAAGTACTGTGTATTGACAGTATAGAAGTACTGTGTGTAGACCAGTGCCATATCATGTTGTGTTTACACAATAGGTTTAACTAGAATAGCTGCAGAGTTAGCAGGTAGATGATACCTGGATGATATATTGGGTTAATTTTGGTTTGCTACTTTGTGGAATAGGAACTTGTTGGTTTAAACAAAAGTTCATTATTCAACGTATTATCCAAACCCAGAGTATGTTGTACAGACATGACAATACAATAGCTTTACATCTTTGGGATCCTGCAAACATATTGCCAGTGTTAAATAATTGTTGAAAACGTTCATCTACCATTCCAATTTTCCCCCAAACCTTTTAAAGCAATACGATAATCTGTTAGGGTTAATTTCTTTTACATTGCTGGGAGTTTAGTTagcctaaatcaggggtgtcaaactcacgttgtcacagtggcatcacatgacatatcaggacatttttttctccttcactaaaccgggcatgggcatgcTCAGTGCATGATGTGTCTGGCcgcaggccgtgagtttgacagcacTGGCCTAAATGATTCTTTCCATCCCTCATGATTTTATgataagccaggggtgtcaaacttgcagcctgcaggccagatgcatcatgtgctggccccgcctttgcccggtttagcaaaaggagaaaaaaatcctgATATGTCACGTAACGCCACCATGATAacgtgagcttgacacccctgtgatAAGCAGACCTTTACAGATTCCAGTTTGCATCTTAAATAATTATGttggaaaagagaagaggagagagaattaGGTATGttggccaccttgagttatttatacaaataaaaaaggtaggttataaataaataaacaacaaaaacaagTTAATATAACTATTCAGTCTATAAATATGCTTCTCTATCCAAAGTAGACATACCTAGAAATGCAGGTAGGATGGAGTTGGCATGTTCTATTTCCTTCAAGTGGGAATAAACACATAAAAAACCCCAAGCCAAACCACATGCATATGGCTGACAAACATCATTTTTTCCAATTACTGCATCTCAAAtacaatatttctttaaaaaattgctaTGTTTCTGCTTGTCATAAAGGTGCTACCATTATTTTGGATTCGTAACTGCAAATGAAAATAGCTGTGATCCCAAATGCTGGTACAGTAGTGAATAGCTTTCAGGAAGTACAGTTTGTTCAGCCAGCTAGTGATGCTGACAACACCTCGCCCCCGCTACATTGAGTTCCTGGCCAAAGATTAACAAAGTTCTGAACGCCCTTTTTCCTCAGTAAACAGGCTTCCGATAATCACTGGAGCTGCACCCCAATCTAGAATGCCTTTCTTTTATGCAAGTAGAATGCCTATCTCCCCCATCAGAGGCTTTGTGTTTTTAACAATTCTAAGACAGCATCTTCTGGGCCTGTATCTCCATCTAGGAaaagtctgaactggtagaattctTTCAGCCATGCAATTTTTACAAACAAAACAGGCTGCTGTACTTTTAATCTGCTTGGCAAACTTTCATGTAGGCCACCATAAAAGGACAGGGATGCTAAAAAATGCTTTCACTCTTGGAAAACAATCTAATAATTTTGTGATATAGCACAATAATTTGTCTGGACCTTGCTGACAATTCTTTTCAGTCCAAAGTTTCATATTTTGATGCTAGATACAATCCTGAAATATGAAGTATTTACACTGTTAAAGGCTTTATAATTCTCTGAATTGCCTCACCATTACCACCAAATCCCTCGTTTCaaatattacattaaaaaaaaagtttctctaataaatacaataatgGATTCTTTGAATAAAAACCTAGCAATAGGAGGAGATCCTTACTGGATCAGTCCAAATGCCTATATGGAACAGCATATGTTTTTTCACAACCTAAGTCCAGAAACAGGACAAGAACACCAAATTGCTCATTTATGACAGCAACTTGATTTGATCTGCCTCTTTCCTGATCCTGGATAGAGATGGGAATGATTAAGATTAACTCTAATATTTTACAAAACTCAAGGCTTAAACATATTCAACACAACTTCCTCCTATTCTCTTCACAACAACCCCATGAGTTAAATCAGACTGAGAGAAAAATGTCTGGCTCAGGATCACACAGCTGGCTTTAATAGCCAATGGTAAGGTTAAGGTTGCCctcacaaatatgtgctagttgttcccaactctagggggtggtgctcatctctgtttcaaagctgaaaagccagcactgtcctaagatatctctgtggtcatgtggccggcaagactAAGTGCAAAAGCGCAcggaaccttcccaccaaagtgat
Encoded here:
- the JDP2 gene encoding jun dimerization protein 2, whose protein sequence is MMPGQIPDPSLTAGALPGLGPLAGLPGTTLTAEELKYADIRSIGAMISPLHFLEVKLGKRPQPMKSELDEEEERRKRRREKNKVAAARCRNKKKERTEFLQRESERLELMNAELKAQIEELKQERQQLILMLNRHRPTCIVRTDSVKTPENEANPLLEQLEKK